The Drosophila willistoni isolate 14030-0811.24 unplaced genomic scaffold, UCI_dwil_1.1 Seg388, whole genome shotgun sequence genome includes a window with the following:
- the LOC124461397 gene encoding secreted RxLR effector protein 161-like, with amino-acid sequence MNQAQYIKGMLQRHSMEVCRAVATPLDAGFQVACSDEKCVIQDVTMYQSAIGELMWLALTSRPDIYHSVIKLAQRNKEPHSEHVAAVKHVMRYLAATKDLKLHYRSCGDALTGYADADWGGDVSNRKSYTGYVFFLAGGPISWKSEKQCSVALSSTEAEYMAMSSAAKEALHLRRLMIEIGCGDAGHLRNCWETI; translated from the coding sequence ATGAATCAGGCTCAGTACATAAAGGGCATGCTTCAAAGACATAGTATGGAAGTGTGTCGAGCAGTTGCTACTCCATTGGATGCTGGTTTCCAAGTGGCGTGCAGTGACGAGAAATGTGTCATACAGGATGTGACAATGTATCAGTCAGCAATCGGAGAGTTGATGTGGCTTGCATTAACATCAAGACCTGATATCTACCATTCAGTTATCAAATTGGCGCAAAGGAATAAGGAACCTCACAGTGAACATGTTGCAGCAGTTAAGCATGTTATGAGGTATTTGGCGGCAACGAAGGATCTTAAGTTGCACTACCGATCGTGTGGAGATGCTCTTACGGGATACGCTGACGCAGATTGGGGCGGTGATGTGAGCAACCGCAAATCGTACACAGGGTACGTGTTTTTCTTGGCAGGTGGCCCTATCTCCTGGAAGTCAGAAAAACAATGCAGTGTGGCGTTGAGCAGCACAGAGGCCGAATACATGGCTATGTCTTCAGCGGCGAAAGAGGCTTTGCATTTGAGGCGATTGATGATCGAGATTGGATGTGGAGACGCTGGACATCTACGAAATTGTTGGGAGACAATTTGA